In Chroicocephalus ridibundus chromosome 4, bChrRid1.1, whole genome shotgun sequence, one genomic interval encodes:
- the LOC134514390 gene encoding olfactory receptor 5J3-like yields the protein MAGRNDSMVTHFILLGLTDHGQLQVPLFFVFAVIYVITVLGNLGMIILIRTHLQLHTPMYFFLSNLSVIDLCYSTVFAPRLLVSFLVESKTISYSACLSQSFFFALFATAEAFLLSAMAYDRYVAICSPLLYSTVMTRRVCTQLVVGSYVGGLLNSLTHTCGLLGLPFCGPNVINHYFCDVPPLLQLACLDTRRNQTLLLVFSAVLALLTLLVIVVSYARILSAILRIRSDNSRKKTFHTCASHLTAITIFYGSVSFSYIQPSSSYSMEQEKVSAVFYTLVIPMLNPLIYSLRNKEVRNSFRRTLRAKQLFH from the coding sequence ATGGCTGGAAGGAATGACAGCATGGTAACCCATTTCATCCTCCTAGGACTGACAGACCATGGGCAGCTGCAGGTCCCTCTGTTCTTCGTATTTGCAGTGATTTACGTCATCACTGTGTTGGGGAACCTTGGCATGATCATTTTGATTCGGACTCATCTCCAGCTTCACACTCCCATGTATTTCTTCCTCAGTAACTTGTCCGTGATCGACCTCTGCTATTCCACTGTCTTTGCTCCGAGGTTGCTGGTGAGCTTCCTAGTGGAGAGCAAAACCATTTCCTACTCCGCATGCCTTTCCCAGAGCTTCTTTTTTGCGCTTTTTGCCACCGCGGAGGCGTTCTTACTATCTGCAATGGCATATGACCGCTACGTAGCCATCTGTAGTCCGCTGCTCTACAGTACTGTTATGACCAGGAGAGTCTGTACGCAGCTAGTGGTGGGATCGTACGTGGGGGGGCTCCTGAACTCGTTGACGCACACTTGTGGCTTGCTGGGGCTGCCATTCTGCGGGCCCAATGTCATCAATCATTACTTTTGTGACgtacctcccctgctgcaactggCGTGCTTGGACACCCGGCGTAATCAGACTTTGCTATTAGTTTTCTCTGCGGTTCTCGCTCTCCTGACCCTCCTGGTCATCGTCGTTTCCTACGCGCGCATCCTCTCGGCCATCCTGAGGATCCGGTCGgacaacagcaggaagaaaacctTCCACACCTGTGCCtctcacctgactgccatcaccaTTTTCTACGGCTCCGTTTCATTTAGCTACATCCAACCCAGCTCCAGCTACTCGATGGAGCAGGAGAAAGTCTCAGCAGTCTTCTACACCCTGGTGATCCCCATGCTGAACCCCCTGATCTACAGCCTGAGGAACAAGGAAGTGAGGAACAGCTTCAGGAGGACTCTTAGGGCAAAGCAGCTTTTCCACTAA